A DNA window from Camelina sativa cultivar DH55 chromosome 17, Cs, whole genome shotgun sequence contains the following coding sequences:
- the LOC104760003 gene encoding uncharacterized protein At3g43530-like: protein MEHEEDNDASESEETEAMKPLGMHFEPSQYNKKIKLSTRCHIFETLKTLDKLEHPLTSSERDWFENHPQFKHIFHMPREPNHKLMGMWMLLLRTAKIEKKKEAWFVVNGVPIRYGLREHALMSGLDCRCYPLDYKEAGGTVFRRKYFLRKKKITLEDVRRHLLVMQPDRTRDRLKMAVLYFLGSIIAGYTKDSGRDAMGIDDFVVSAVNDLGFCVSFPWGRLSFENMLEEISHTMSHFNGVVVKENALWPVPGFCIPLEFLLFEAVPILANTYVDQIPEADASCPRMCRRKFKRTGQKGFPLKNIGDTLGTTTVSYPSNCHY from the exons ATGGAGCACGAGGAGGACAACGATGCAAGT GAATCGGAGGAAACAGAAGCGATGAAACCTTTAGGAATGCACTTCGAGCCTAGCcagtacaacaagaaaatcaagctatCGACTAGGtgtcatatttttgaaactttgaaaacgCTGGATAAATTAGAGCATCCACTAACTAGTTCTGAGAGGGATTGGTTTGAGAATCATCCACAATTCAAGCACATTTTTCACATGCCAAGGGAACCAAACCACAAGCTTATGGGAATGTGGATGCTCTTACTTCGAACggctaaaatcgaaaaaaagaaggaagcatgGTTTGTTGTGAATGGTGTTCCAATCCGGTATGGTCTGAGAGAACATGCTTTGATGTCTGGATTAGATTGTCGGTGCTATCCACTTGATTACAAGGAAGCCGGCGGTACCGTGTTTcgaaggaaatattttttacgaaaaaaaaagattacacttGAAGATGTGAGGAGACACCTATTGGTAATGCAACCAGATCGTACTCGTGATAGGTTGAAGATGGCGGTTCTCTACTTTTTAGGAAGCATCATTGCAGGCTATACAAAAGACTCGGGGAGAGATGCAATGGGTATCGATGATTTTGTTGTAAGCGCAGTGAATGATCTaggtttttgtgtgtcttttccTTGGGGGAGATTATCATTCGAGAACATGCTAGAAGAGATTTCCCATACAATGAGTCATTTTAATGGGGTCGTGGTTAAAGAGAATGCGTTATGGCCTGTTCCAGGTTTCTGTATTCCATTGGAG tttttactatttgaggCAGTTCCAATTTTGGCGAACACTTACGTTGACCAAATTCCTGAGGCGGATGCAAGTTGTCCTAGGATGTGCAGGAGGAAATTTAAGAGGACCGGTCAGAAAGGTTTTCCTCTAAAGAATATTGGTGATACACTTGGTACAACAACGGTTAGTTATCCTAGCAATTGCCATTATTAA
- the LOC109130008 gene encoding uncharacterized protein LOC109130008 has protein sequence MEEAEEEDTHDVVVANWMWRLRRGLPVLLEEMYTADVATRSGQNDANEEIVANEQPREDTIELVDLLRTMKQDMKTQFDNISAKIDGLEKRIEPLEVYVKEQEKPKAPVADEQPSTSQEGGRGTKRKRSKK, from the exons atggaagaagctgaggaagaggatacCCATGATGTCGTTGTTGCCAATTGGATGTGGCGCCTTCGTAGAGGACTACCTGTACTTTTGGAGGAGATGTACACAGCCGATGTGGCTACTCGTTCAGGACAAAACGATGCGAATGAGGAAATAGTCGCCAATGAACAACCGAGAGAAGATACTATTGAGTTGGTGGATCTTCTAAGGACCATGAAGCAGGATATGAAAACCCAGTTCGATAACATTTCGGCGAAGATTGATGGGCTTGAAAAAAGGATCGAACCGTTGGAAGTATATGTGAAAGAGCAAGAGAAACCAAAG GCGCCTGTAGCTGATGAGCAACCGAGTACTTCGCAAGAAGGAGGGAGAGGGACGAAGAGGAAAAGGTCTAAgaagtag